In Phyllostomus discolor isolate MPI-MPIP mPhyDis1 chromosome 2, mPhyDis1.pri.v3, whole genome shotgun sequence, the following are encoded in one genomic region:
- the LOC114490731 gene encoding vomeronasal type-1 receptor 3-like: MICLQDVLSLAGRSKRDRHSAMSRDTLFGILLTIQTGTGFLGNSLLFALYMHTFFSLPCQKKPADGILAHLTLANALTLLFRGVPSIVSSFGMSPELGDTGCKLVLYTHRVTRSISLYTTSLQSIFQAVTIAVPGRKWTWLKNNISTLIQPSIFSCWVISMAIYSQIILRVVANRNTTDVTSGYTGYFWKVSIYKHHEAGTFLTTVLIQDMFFLSLMACSSVYMVTILSRHHRVARLIRSSVHSSRSSPEHRATHVILMLVCCFIFFYCTNTFLTIYQHLGNNRNWQLENVNAFISSCYPTICPFVLMKNEKRIARVNFINSRSRICIH, from the coding sequence ATGATTTGTCTGCAGGATGTGCTGTCCTTGGCTGGAAGATCTAAGAGAGATAGACACTCAGCGATGTCCAGAGACACCCTGTTTGGGATCCTCCTCACCATTCAGACTGGTACTGGTTTCCTGGGGAACTCCTTGCTGTTTGCTTTATACATGcacaccttcttctctctcccctgtcaGAAGAAGCCTGCTGATGGGATCCTTGCCCACTTAACTTTGGCTAATGCCCTGACCCTCCTATTCAGAGGGGTTCCAAGTATAGTGAGTTCCTTTGGAATGAGTCCCGAGCTTGGTGACACTGGGTGTAAACTAGTTCTCTACACTCACAGAGTTACCAGGAGTATTTCTCTGTATACAACCTCCCTCCAGAGCATATTCCAGGCAGTGACCATTGCTGTACCTGGTCGTAAGTGGACCTGGCTCAAGAACAACATCTCTACACTCATTCAACCCTCCATATTTTCCTGCTGGGTCATCAGCATGGCCATCTATTCTCAGATTATCTTAAGAGTTGTGGCCAACAGGAATACCACTGATGTTACATCTGGGTATACTGGGTATTTTTGGAAGGTCAGTATATATAAGCACCACGAAGCTGGGACATTTCTCACTACAGTGCTAATTCAGGATATGTTCTTTCTCTCCCTAATGGCATGCAGTAGCGTCTACATGGTGACCATCCTTTCCAGACACCACAGAGTAGCTCGGCTCATCCGCAGTAGCGTCCACTCCTCACGAAGCTCTCCTGAGCACAGAGCCACCCACGTCATCCTCATGCTGgtttgctgtttcattttcttttactgtacCAACACCTTTCTTACTATTTATCAACACCTTGGAAATAACAGGAATTGGCAACTGGAGAACGttaatgcctttatttcttcatgttaccCGACAATCTGTCCTTTTGTACtgatgaaaaatgagaagaggatTGCCAGAGTGAATTTCATCAATAGTAGGAGCAGAATTTGTATTCACTAA
- the LOC114490732 gene encoding olfactory receptor class A-like protein 1, with amino-acid sequence MSRDTLFGILLTIQTGTGFLGNSLLFALYMHTFFSLPHKKKPADGILAHLTLANALTLLFRGVPSMISSFGMSPEIGDTGCKIVLYTQRVTRSISLYTTSLQSTFQAVTITVSGRKWTWLKNNISTLIQPSIFSCWLINMLIYSQMILRVVANRNTTDVTSRYYSFFCKVSTYDHQGAVTFLSTVLIQDVLFPSLMVCSSVYMVTVLSRHHRVAQLVRSSVHPSRSSPEHRATHVILMLVCCFIFFYWTNSFLTTYLLFGNKRNWQLEKVNNFISSCYPTICPFVLMKNENRISRVNFINSRSRIFFLESKLNDPMNTPEHLSSQKDSFICVQSDTVISGLRDMFSPHCA; translated from the coding sequence ATGTCCAGAGACACCCTGTTTGGAATCCTCCTCACCATTCAGACTGGTACTGGTTTCCTGGGGAACTCCTTGCTGTTTGCTTTATACATGCACACCTTCTTCTCTTTGCCCCACAAGAAGAAGCCTGCTGATGGGATCCTTGCCCACTTAACTTTGGCTAATGCCCTGACCCTCCTATTCAGAGGGGTTCCAAGTATGATTAGTTCCTTTGGAATGAGTCCCGAGATAGGTGACACCGGGTGTAAAATAGTTCTCTACACTCAGAGAGTTACCCGGAGTATTTCTCTGTACACAACATCCCTCCAGAGCACATTCCAGGCAGTGACCATTACTGTGAGCGGTCGTAAGTGGACCTGGCTCAAGAACAACATCTCCACACTCATTCAACCCTCCATATTTTCCTGCTGGCTCATCAACATGCTCATCTATTCTCAGATGATCTTAAGAGTTGTGGCCAACAGGAATACCACTGATGTTACATCTAGGTATTATAGTTTTTTTTGCAAGGTCAGTACATATGATCACCAGGGAGCTGTGACATTTCTCAGTACAGTGCTCATTCAGGATGTGCTCTTTCCTTCCCTAATGGTGTGCAGTAGCGTCTACATGGTGACCGTCCTTTCCAGACACCACAGAGTAGCTCAGCTCGTCCGCAGTAGCGTCCACCCCTCACGAAGCTCTCCTGAGCACAGAGCCACCCACGTCATCCTCATGCTGgtttgctgtttcattttcttttactggaCCAACAGCTTTCTTACTACTTATTTACTGTTTGGAAATAAGAGGAATTGGCAACTGGAGAAAGTTAAtaactttatttcttcatgttaccCGACCATCTGTCCTTTTGTACTGATGAAAAATGAGAACAGGATTTCCAGAGTGAATTTCATCAACAGTAGGagcagaattttctttcttgaaagtaAATTAAATGATCCTATGAACACTCCTGAGCATTTGTCTTCACAAAAAGATTCTTTTATATGTGTCCAGAGTGACACGGTTATCAGTGGTTTGAGGGATATGTTTAGTCCCCACTGTGCATAG